The Bemisia tabaci chromosome 8, PGI_BMITA_v3 genome has a segment encoding these proteins:
- the LOC109034429 gene encoding ras-related protein Rab-7L1 isoform X1 gives MSDNKRRSLVFWPRVDHSDSSSDTEWEDAPLQQLSDKGDSTPLGEGSDPESDAQFRLMAERKTVIVPEKLYKVIIIGDPTVGKTSYVQRYVQNSFKKDYKGTVGVDFALKVLQWSDHQTLKLQLWDIAGQERFTQMTRVYYKDAHGCVIMFDLTNKNSFINTLKWKNDVDEKCQLSNGNPIPCMLLANKCDLPHRQVEQMEIETFYKEHNFIGWTEVSAKEGLMVEDSMKFMVDMMMKQERNDGAIANDEDTVTLRGPVAQPEKPFCSC, from the exons ATGTCTGATAACAAAAGACGTAGTCTTGTATTCTGGCCGAGAGTAGATCATAGTGATAGTTCTAGTGATACAGAGTGGGAAGACGCCCCTCTTCAGCAATTATCAGACAAAGGAGACAGCACGCCGTTGGGTGAAGGAAGTGATCCAGAAAGTGATGCGCAGTTTCGTCTAATGGCCGAACGAA agaCAGTAATCGTACCTGAAAAACTTTACAAAGTAATTATCATCGGTGATCCAACCGTGGGAAAAACTTCTTATGTTCAAAGATATGTACAAAACTCTTTCAAGAAAGACTACAAAGGCACTGTTGGAGTCGATTTTGCTTTGAAAGTTCTCCAATGGTCAGATCATCAAACCTTGAAACTTCAACTATGGGATATTGCAG GGCAGGAGAGGTTTACGCAGATGACTCGAGTGTACTACAAGGATGCTCATGGCTGTGTTATTATGTTCGATCTTACCAACAAAAACTCTTTTATCAATACTTTGAAGTGGAAAAACGATGTAGATGAAAAATGTCAACTTTCGAATGGGAATCCAATTCCTTGCATGCTTCTGGCCAATAAA TGCGATTTACCTCATCGTCAGGTGGAACAAATGGAAATTGAGACGTTTTACAAAGAGCACAATTTTATCGGTTGGACTGAAGTATCTGCGAAAGAAGGCCTCATGGTTGAAGACTCTATGAA GTTTATGGTGGATATGATGATGAAGCAGGAAAGAAACGATGGAGCAATTGCAAACGATGAGGATACAGTAACACTGCGAGGCCCCGTTGCTCAGCCTGAAAAACCGTTCTGCTCCTGTTGA
- the LOC109034429 gene encoding ras-related protein Rab-7L1 isoform X2, whose protein sequence is MSDNKRRSLVFWPRVDHSDSSSDTEWEDAPLQQLSDKGDSTPLGEGSDPESDAQFRLMAERKTVIVPEKLYKVIIIGDPTVGKTSYVQRYVQNSFKKDYKGTVGVDFALKVLQWSDHQTLKLQLWDIAGQERFTQMTRVYYKDAHGCVIMFDLTNKNSFINTLKWKNDVDEKCQLSNGNPIPCMLLANKVYGGYDDEAGKKRWSNCKR, encoded by the exons ATGTCTGATAACAAAAGACGTAGTCTTGTATTCTGGCCGAGAGTAGATCATAGTGATAGTTCTAGTGATACAGAGTGGGAAGACGCCCCTCTTCAGCAATTATCAGACAAAGGAGACAGCACGCCGTTGGGTGAAGGAAGTGATCCAGAAAGTGATGCGCAGTTTCGTCTAATGGCCGAACGAA agaCAGTAATCGTACCTGAAAAACTTTACAAAGTAATTATCATCGGTGATCCAACCGTGGGAAAAACTTCTTATGTTCAAAGATATGTACAAAACTCTTTCAAGAAAGACTACAAAGGCACTGTTGGAGTCGATTTTGCTTTGAAAGTTCTCCAATGGTCAGATCATCAAACCTTGAAACTTCAACTATGGGATATTGCAG GGCAGGAGAGGTTTACGCAGATGACTCGAGTGTACTACAAGGATGCTCATGGCTGTGTTATTATGTTCGATCTTACCAACAAAAACTCTTTTATCAATACTTTGAAGTGGAAAAACGATGTAGATGAAAAATGTCAACTTTCGAATGGGAATCCAATTCCTTGCATGCTTCTGGCCAATAAA GTTTATGGTGGATATGATGATGAAGCAGGAAAGAAACGATGGAGCAATTGCAAACGATGA
- the LOC109033855 gene encoding dnaJ homolog subfamily B member 9, giving the protein MDLMKNLKLPALQLWYFLFCLSLMVVVCLTEDDYYEVLNVKKNASEKEIKKAFRHLAKRWHPDKNKEEGAEQKFQKIAQAYEVLSDPDKRKQYDQFGSASFETGGQPRHHTFNFDDIFSAFDDDFGSGQTFFFSSHGNGGGGSFHHHGHAEKHRQHFSFDDFFNEGMFDQFHMQDQEQFGDGGSFFGGHFGGGGGNHHHHHHQAHHQAHHQAHHHAQQFHHPHESSGGYQRTCRTITQRVGNTVATYKQCS; this is encoded by the exons AtggatttgatgaaaaatctcAAGTTACCGGCACTCCAGCTGTGGTACTTCCTTTTCTGTCTATCACTGATGGTTGTTGTTTGTCTAACGGAGGACGATTACTATGAAGTCCTGAACGTCAAGAAAAATGCCTccgaaaaagaaataaaaaaagcatTCAGGCATTTAGCAAAGCGCTGGCACCCAGACAAGAATAAAGAGGAGGGAGCAGAgcagaagttccaaaaaattgcTCAAG CATACGAAGTCCTATCGGATCCTGACAAGAGGAAGCAGTATGATCAGTTTGGCTCAGCCTCGTTTGAAACTGGAGGTCAACCGCGACATCACACATTCAACTTCGATGATATTTTCAGTGCCTTTGACGATGACTTCGGTAGTGGTCAAACATTCTTCTTCAGCTCTCACGGCAACGGAGGAGGCGGAAGTTTCCATCACCATGGACATGCTGAAAAGCACAGGCAACACTTCAGctttgatgattttttcaat GAAGGAATGTTCGATCAATTCCACATGCAAGACCAGGAGCAGTTCGGGGATGGTGGGTCGTTCTTCGGCGGACATTTTGGCGGTGGCGGCGGTAACCACCATCATCACCACCATCAGGCTCACCATCAAGCTCACCATCAGGCGCACCATCACGCTCAGCAATTCCACCACCCGCACGAATCCAGCGGCGGATACCAGAGGACATGCCGCACCATCACCCAGCGAGTCGGTAACACCGTTGCGACTTACAAGCAGTGCTCATAA